One segment of Ziziphus jujuba cultivar Dongzao chromosome 12, ASM3175591v1 DNA contains the following:
- the LOC107429601 gene encoding tropinone reductase homolog At2g29290, producing MEKTEPSFQHERWSLKGMTALVTGGTSGIGYAIVEELAGLGATIHTCSLSQKEIDERLPEWESKGYQVTASLCDLTFATQREQLINTVSSIFHGKLNILVNNVAKVTLKDAKDHTLEDFSSIMTLNVESPYHLCQLAHPLLKASGSASIVFVSSISGLIALPKVSIYAASKGAINQLTRNLACEWAKDSIRTNAVAPWAVNNGILKPVDGVKTLILNIFRFLKFLSQSHILKLVDSIRRYFPLIMRNPISRLAEANEVSSLVAFLCLPAASYVNGQVISVDGGFTVSGF from the exons GTCACTGGTGGAACAAGTGGTATTGG ATATGCGATTGTAGAAGAGCTAGCAGGACTTGGGGCAACCATACATACATGTTCTTTGAGCCAAAAGGAAATCGATGAGAGGCTACCAGAATGGGAGAGTAAAGGCTATCAAGTCACTGCCTCACTTTGTGACCTTACTTTTGCCACCCAAAGGGAGCAACTCATAAACACTGTCTCTTCTATTTTTCATGGCAAGCTCAATATCCTT GTAAACAATGTTGCAAAAGTTACGCTTAAAGATGCAAAAGATCACACACTTGAAGATTTCTCATCAATAATGACACTCAATGTTGAATCTCCTTACCACCTATGCCAACTTGCTCACCCTCTCTTGAAAGCTTCAGGATCTGCAAGTATTGTTTTTGTTTCCTCCATTTCTGGTCTCATTGCTTTGCCCAAAGTTAGTATTTATGCAGCATCCAAAG gagcAATCAATCAACTTACGAGAAATTTGGCATGCGAATGGGCAAAAGACTCTATTCGAACAAATGCAGTAGCACCATGGGCTGTTAATAATGGGATCTTAAAACCTGTAGACGGTGTCAAAACCCTAATCCTTAATATTTttcggtttttaaaatttttatcacaaTCTCACATTTTGAAATTGGTTGACTCTATCCGTCGTTATTTTCCACTTATAATGAGAAATCCTATCAGCCGCCTCGCCGAGGCTAACGAAGTTTCTTCGCTGGTGGCATTCCTTTGCCTTCCTGCTGCTTCTTACGTTAATGGACAAGTTATTAGTGTTGATGGAGGATTCACTGTCAGCGGTTTCTAA